The genomic window TGGAATGCTACGCGCCGCCCGTTCCCCGACCGCACCTGTCTGCACACGCTGTTCGAGGAGCAGGTCGTGCGCACGCCCGACGCTATCGCCGCGCTCCAAGGCGAGCAGCACCTCACCTATGCCGAGCTGAATCGCCGCGCCAATCAGGTCGCGCATACGCTGCAAGCGCGCGGCGTCGGCCCGAATGTCGCCGTCGCCATCTGCGTCGAGCGCTCGCTGGAGATGGTCCTCGGGCTGATGGGCATTCTCAAGGCGGGCGGCGCCTACCTGCCGCTCGATCCCGCCTATCCTCAGGAGCGGCTTCAGTTCATGCTTGAGGATGGCCGCGTCACGGTCCTGCTGACCCAGCAGCACCTCCTCCGCTCGGAGGGCACCCGCCTGCCGACGGATCATGTTCAGGTCCTCTGTCTGGATGCCGACTGGCCCGTGATCGAGCGCGCGCCTGGCACGAATCCCGCCTGCGCTGTCTCGCCCGCCGATCTGGTCTACGTGATCTACACATCGGGATCGACTGGCAGGCCCAAGGGCGTGCTGCTCGACCACCGGGGTCGCGTCAATAACTTTCACGACTTCAACACCCGATTCGCGGTCGGGCCGGGCGATCGGCTGCTGGCGCTCTCGTCGCTGAGCTTTGACATGTGCGCGTACGACGTGTTCGGCACGCTGGCGGCGGGCGCGACGATCGTGCTGCCGGAGGCGGCCTTGGAGCGCGATCCGGCGCACTGGGCCGCGCTGCTGGTCCAGCAGCAGGTCACGATCTGGCACTCTGTCCCGGCGCTGCTCGATGTGCTGGCTGAGTATGTCCATCATCAGCCGGATCTCCATCCGCGCGCGCTGCGGCTGGTGCTGCTCGGCGGCGACTGGATTCCGGTATCGCTGCCGGATCGGCTCCGGGCGCTCGTGCCGACGATGCAGGTGATCAGCCTCGGCGGCGCGACCGAAGCCTCGATGGACTCGACGATCTACGCGGTTGAGCGGACCGATCCGCGCTGGAAGAGTATTCCCTACGGCCAGCCGATGACGAATCAGCGGGCGTATGTGCTGGATCGCCACCAGCGGCTCGTGCCGATCGGCGTACCCGGCGAGCTGCACCTGGGCGGGATCGGCCTGGCCTGGGGCTACCAGGGCCGTCCCGATCTGACCGCCGAGAAGTTCATTCCCAGCCCGTACGAAGGGTGCCCTCAGGGCGCGCCGGGCGCGCGGCTCTACAAGACCGGCGACCGGGCGCGCTATCGGGCCGACGGCCAGCTTGAGCTGCTGGGACGCATCGACTATCAGGTCAAGATTCGCGGCCTGCGGATCGAGCTGGGCGAGATCGAGGCGGCGCTGCGGCAGCATCCTGCCGTGCGCGAGGCGGTCGTCGTGGCGCGCGACGAGGGCGGGCAGAAACGCCTAGTAGCCTACGTGGTAGAACAACAGAACGGGCATCCTCTGGGCGCACAACGAACAAACGGAGAACAGGAGAGCAATGGAACAAACGAACACCCAGAGAACTCAGAGCGCGCAATGCTGCCCTCGGATCTTCGCGCCTTCCTGCAAACGCAGTTGCCGGAGCATATGGTGCCGAGCGCGCTCGTGGTGCTGGACGCCCTGCCGCTGACGCCCAACGGCAAGGTCAATCGCCGCGAACTGCCCGCGCCGTCGCAGGTGCTCGCGGAGACGCAGGCGGCCTATGCCGCGCCACAGACGGCGACGCAGCAGACATTGGCCGATATTTGGGCCGAGCTGCTGGGGCTGGAGCGCGTCGGCGTCCACGAGAACTTCTTCACGCTCGGCGGCGACTCGATCCGCAGCATTCAGGTGATTGCCCGCGCCAGTCAGCGCGGCATCGCGCTCACGCCCAAGCAATGCTTCCAGCATCAAACGATCGCTGAGCTAGCCGCAGCGGTAGACGCAGCGCGGGGCACATCCGCCGACGAATCACCAACGAGCGCAGTGATGGGAGAGCAGGCCAGCCCCGTGCAGCGCGACGAGCGCTCGGTCGCGGACGGCTACGCGCTCGGACCGATGCAGGAGAACATGCTCTTCCATAGCCTGCATCATCCACAGCCGGGCCTGTATGTGGTGCAGCGCAGCTTTCCGCTGCCGAAGAACTTGAACCTTGCCGCGCTGGAGCAAGCCTGGCAGCATATCGTCGAGCGCCACGCGATGCTGCGCACCACGTTTGTGTGGCAGGATCTCGAACAGCCACGACAGGTGGCCCACGCTCCACAGCCGATCGCGCTCGAACACTACGACTGGCGCGGCATGTCGGTAGCCGAGCAGGAGACGCAGATGGAGCGATTCTTCGAGGCCGAGCGGGCGCGTGGCTTCGATCTGGCGGCAGGGCCGCTGCTGCGTCTGGCGCTGATCAGGCTCTCCGACGACGTGTATCAGTTCGCGATGCTCAATCACTACGCGATCCTCGATGGCTGGTCGGAGTCGCTGGTGCGCAAAGAAGTGCTGAGCGCCTACATCGACCTGTGCGCCGGTCGCACGCCATCGGCCAGCCCTGCCAGGCCGTACCGCGATTATATCGCGTGGCTGGAGCGCCAGGATCAGGCCGCAGCCGAAACGTTCTGGCGACAGATGCTCAGGTCGTTCCCGACGCCCACGCCGCTGCCGAAGCGCGACGCTGGCGCTCTCGCCGGCGACGGGCATGCCTATCGTAAGCAAGGCATCAGTGTATCGGCGGCGACTACTGCGGCGCTGCACGCGCTCGCCCGCAGCCACCAGCTCACCTTGAACATCGTGGTGCAGGGCGCGTGGGCGCTGCTGCTCAGCCAATGCAGCGGGACCGAGGACATCGTCTTCGGCGTTACCTTCTCTGGTCGTCCGGCAACCTTGGCCGACATCGAAGCGATGGTCGGGCTGTTCATCAACACGCTGCCCGTACGCGCGCACGTCTCTGCCGGGGCCGAGCTTCTGCCCTGGCTGAAAGCGATGCAGGCGCAGCAGGTCGAGATGCGCGCCTACGAGTACGCCGCGCTGCCGAGGATTCAGGCATGGAGCGAGGTGCCTCAGGACCAGCGATTATTCGAGAGCGTCCTGGTCTTCGATAATTATCCAGTCGATAGCTCCGTGCGCGAGGCAGGAGCATCGCTTGATCTCAGCCATCCGCTCGCGCTCAAGGACTATAGCCTGGCTCAAACGGAATTTCCGATCCGTGTCGATATTTGGTCGGGCGCGGAGCTGAGATTGCTCATCTCGTTCTATGAGCGCGATTTCGAGGCCGCGACGATCGATTGGATGCTTGAGCGGTTCAAGGCACTGCTGGAACAGATCGCCGCGCAGCCGGAGCAGCGGCTCGGCGCATTTCGTGGATAAAGGACACAAGGAAACCTTGGAACTTGAAACTTGGAGCGTGAAACGCCGAACTGTGAACCTGGAACTCGAAACGCTGGTTCCCGAACATATCCCTTCATTCTGCACGAGGAGCGACCGATCATGCCACACTCAGACACCCGGCTCCCCCACAGCAGGCAGGCAGGTCTGCCTCAAAAATGGAAAGTGCTCATCACCGTCATCTTTGGCCTCTGCATGCCACTGCTCGACACAACCGTGGTCAACGTCGCGTTTCAGACCCTTCGCCAGGAGTTTGGAGCCGACCTGAGCCAGGCGCAGTGGGTGCTGAGTATCTACACGCTGATGCTGGGCATCAGCACGCCAGCCGCAGGCTTTCTCGCCGATCGCTTCGGAATCAAGCGCATGTACAGCCTGGGGCTGCTGATCTTTATTCTCGGCTCGCTGCTGTGCGGCCTCGCGCCCAGCCTCCCGCTGCTGATCGCGGCGCGAGCGCTGCAAGGCTGCGGCGCAGGCTGTATGCTGCCGCTCGGCACGGCGCTGCTGGTGGGCGCGTTCCCGCCGGAGGAGCGCGGTCTGGCGCTGGGCCTCTTTGGCGTTGCGCTGGTCGTCGCGCCCGCTGTCGGCCCGCTGCTCGGCGGCTGGCTGGTCGATCAGGAGCTATGGCGCTGGATCTTCTTCATCAACCTGCCGATCGGCGCGGTCGGGTTGGCGCTGGCGGCTCGGCTGCTGCACGAGTCGCGGCCCGCCCACAGGCCAGCCTTCGACCTCCCAGGGCTGGCGACCTCGGCGCTGGGCTGCGGCGCGATCCTCTACGCCGCAGCGATTGCGCGCACCGAGCCATTGACCTCGGTGCTGATCTGGTTCGGCCTGGGCGTGGCGGCCCTGGCCGTGTTTGCCTATATCGAGCTGTATGTCGCCGCCGAGCCATTGTTGAACGTGCGACTCTTCGGTCAACGCACCTTTCTGATCGCCAGCCTCGTCGGCTACGTCAGCGTGATCGCGCTCTTCGGCCCCGAATTTCTGCTGCCGATCTACCTGCAAGCCCTGCGCGGCAGCAGCGGGCTTGAAACCGGCAGCGTGCTGCTGCCGCTGGCGCTGGCGGCTGGCATCACAGCTCCGCTGGCGGGGCGGCTGAACGATCTGTTCGGTCCACGGCTGGTGCTCGTGATCGGCTTCGGCGTGCTGATGATCAATACCTGGCAGTTGGCGCAGATCCAGGCGGATACGCCGCTGAGCTGGCTCGTGCTGCTGATGATCCTGCGCGGTATCGCGCTCGGCTTCACGATCCAGACCACGATTGTCACCGCGCTCTCGGTTGTGCCTGCGGAGCAGCTCGCGCG from Herpetosiphonaceae bacterium includes these protein-coding regions:
- a CDS encoding amino acid adenylation domain-containing protein, translating into MSDLAKLLADLSPEQQELFRRRLHRLNQETRADSRPPIRPQSRETNMFPLSFSQQRLWFLDQLEPGNPFYNEPLLAIRLSGPLDLLALQQALDAIMRRHEVVRTTFALVDGQPVQVINPPAPFPLATVDLRALAPAEREAEVQRLAVAEANRPFDLQHGPLMRVTVVRLDAQQHTLLLMMHHIVSDGWSFGVFMRELTTLYAAFTQGAPVEASGLLPELPVQYADFAAWQRQWLQGEVLDQQLSYWRRQLADVPPLLELPADHPRPPIQTFRGAHYAFEIGPELTASVRALAQREGATLFMTLLAAFQTLLHRYTDLDDIVVGSPIAGRTQVETEHLIGFFANHLVLRADLRGDPSFRELLARVRQMTLDAHAHQDVPFEMLVEQLQPSRDLSHNPLVQVVFVLQNLPLQSLTQSNLTFDLSSVESETSKFDLTLSINETEQLLAATLEYSTDLFEAATIERMARHFAVLLAGIVADPGRRVSALPLLAPDEQQELVGAWNATRRPFPDRTCLHTLFEEQVVRTPDAIAALQGEQHLTYAELNRRANQVAHTLQARGVGPNVAVAICVERSLEMVLGLMGILKAGGAYLPLDPAYPQERLQFMLEDGRVTVLLTQQHLLRSEGTRLPTDHVQVLCLDADWPVIERAPGTNPACAVSPADLVYVIYTSGSTGRPKGVLLDHRGRVNNFHDFNTRFAVGPGDRLLALSSLSFDMCAYDVFGTLAAGATIVLPEAALERDPAHWAALLVQQQVTIWHSVPALLDVLAEYVHHQPDLHPRALRLVLLGGDWIPVSLPDRLRALVPTMQVISLGGATEASMDSTIYAVERTDPRWKSIPYGQPMTNQRAYVLDRHQRLVPIGVPGELHLGGIGLAWGYQGRPDLTAEKFIPSPYEGCPQGAPGARLYKTGDRARYRADGQLELLGRIDYQVKIRGLRIELGEIEAALRQHPAVREAVVVARDEGGQKRLVAYVVEQQNGHPLGAQRTNGEQESNGTNEHPENSERAMLPSDLRAFLQTQLPEHMVPSALVVLDALPLTPNGKVNRRELPAPSQVLAETQAAYAAPQTATQQTLADIWAELLGLERVGVHENFFTLGGDSIRSIQVIARASQRGIALTPKQCFQHQTIAELAAAVDAARGTSADESPTSAVMGEQASPVQRDERSVADGYALGPMQENMLFHSLHHPQPGLYVVQRSFPLPKNLNLAALEQAWQHIVERHAMLRTTFVWQDLEQPRQVAHAPQPIALEHYDWRGMSVAEQETQMERFFEAERARGFDLAAGPLLRLALIRLSDDVYQFAMLNHYAILDGWSESLVRKEVLSAYIDLCAGRTPSASPARPYRDYIAWLERQDQAAAETFWRQMLRSFPTPTPLPKRDAGALAGDGHAYRKQGISVSAATTAALHALARSHQLTLNIVVQGAWALLLSQCSGTEDIVFGVTFSGRPATLADIEAMVGLFINTLPVRAHVSAGAELLPWLKAMQAQQVEMRAYEYAALPRIQAWSEVPQDQRLFESVLVFDNYPVDSSVREAGASLDLSHPLALKDYSLAQTEFPIRVDIWSGAELRLLISFYERDFEAATIDWMLERFKALLEQIAAQPEQRLGAFRG
- a CDS encoding DHA2 family efflux MFS transporter permease subunit; the protein is MPHSDTRLPHSRQAGLPQKWKVLITVIFGLCMPLLDTTVVNVAFQTLRQEFGADLSQAQWVLSIYTLMLGISTPAAGFLADRFGIKRMYSLGLLIFILGSLLCGLAPSLPLLIAARALQGCGAGCMLPLGTALLVGAFPPEERGLALGLFGVALVVAPAVGPLLGGWLVDQELWRWIFFINLPIGAVGLALAARLLHESRPAHRPAFDLPGLATSALGCGAILYAAAIARTEPLTSVLIWFGLGVAALAVFAYIELYVAAEPLLNVRLFGQRTFLIASLVGYVSVIALFGPEFLLPIYLQALRGSSGLETGSVLLPLALAAGITAPLAGRLNDLFGPRLVLVIGFGVLMINTWQLAQIQADTPLSWLVLLMILRGIALGFTIQTTIVTALSVVPAEQLARGSSLVNATRQVMIAIGVAALASILAGSLSADARAFLRQSQEQSRSISAGPRVGLCETVPGGAAADQRAASDTGAAGAHVAAPTTQADARLCTELIAGFETTYRVTFYLSLLATLLSAMLPGWPRAWEGSRRATPVAAE